A genomic window from Pseudogulbenkiania sp. MAI-1 includes:
- a CDS encoding pyridoxal-phosphate dependent enzyme: MKYESILDAIGHTPLVRLNRLTATHRCAVYAKLEFMNPGGSVKDRIGQFMVGEAERRGEIAPGGTIVECTSGNTGMGLAMFAAARGYKTVFTIADKQSREKIDMLRAMGAEVIVCPTDLPPDHPRQYIEVARQLAAEIPGSFLCNQYHNPDNTQAHYVSTGPEIWRDTAGKITHFVCGMGTCGTISGIGRYLKQQNPAVQVIGVDPEGSILYDLFHSGREVEPHVYKLEGIGEDFVPKALDWSVIDDVVQVNDRDSFLMARRLARTEGIFAGGSSGAAVLGALRVAERLGPDDLMVVLLPDGGRQYLGKIYNDDWMSANGYLTARPALSAADVLRTKPPRPLARVAPGDALAHALARLNNTPCAQLPVFDGDELLGTLYRQDVIAALLAGKELATLIVRELLREPLPVLDAGTPFDELARRVPGQVPAVLVRRGDGYDIITQGDLLRALTATH; this comes from the coding sequence ATGAAGTACGAGAGCATTCTGGACGCCATCGGCCACACCCCGCTGGTGCGGCTGAACCGCCTGACCGCAACGCACCGCTGCGCGGTCTACGCCAAGCTCGAATTCATGAACCCGGGCGGCTCGGTGAAGGACCGCATCGGCCAGTTCATGGTCGGCGAGGCCGAGCGGCGCGGCGAGATCGCGCCGGGCGGCACCATCGTCGAATGCACCTCGGGCAACACCGGCATGGGGCTCGCCATGTTCGCCGCGGCGCGCGGCTACAAGACCGTGTTCACCATCGCCGACAAGCAATCCCGCGAGAAGATCGACATGCTGCGCGCGATGGGGGCGGAAGTGATCGTCTGCCCCACCGACCTGCCGCCGGACCACCCGCGCCAGTACATCGAGGTGGCGCGCCAGCTGGCGGCCGAGATTCCCGGCTCCTTCCTGTGCAACCAGTACCACAACCCCGACAACACCCAGGCGCACTACGTCAGCACCGGCCCGGAAATCTGGCGGGACACCGCCGGCAAGATCACTCACTTCGTCTGCGGCATGGGCACCTGCGGCACCATCAGCGGCATCGGCCGCTACCTGAAGCAACAGAACCCGGCGGTGCAGGTGATCGGCGTCGACCCGGAAGGCTCCATCCTCTACGACCTGTTCCACAGCGGGCGCGAGGTCGAGCCGCACGTCTACAAGCTGGAAGGCATCGGCGAGGACTTCGTGCCCAAGGCACTGGACTGGAGCGTGATCGACGACGTGGTGCAGGTGAACGACCGCGACAGCTTCCTGATGGCACGGCGCCTGGCGCGCACGGAAGGCATCTTCGCCGGCGGCTCCAGCGGCGCGGCGGTGCTGGGCGCGCTGCGCGTGGCCGAGCGGCTCGGGCCGGACGACCTGATGGTGGTGCTGCTGCCGGACGGCGGCCGGCAATACCTCGGCAAGATCTACAACGACGACTGGATGAGCGCCAACGGCTACCTCACGGCACGCCCCGCGCTCAGCGCCGCCGACGTGCTGCGCACCAAACCGCCACGCCCGCTCGCCCGTGTCGCCCCGGGAGACGCGCTGGCTCATGCGCTGGCGCGGCTGAACAACACGCCCTGCGCCCAGCTGCCGGTATTCGACGGCGACGAGCTGCTGGGCACGCTGTACCGCCAGGACGTGATCGCCGCACTGCTCGCCGGCAAAGAGCTCGCCACCCTGATCGTGCGCGAACTGCTGCGCGAGCCGCTGCCGGTGCTGGACGCCGGCACCCCGTTCGACGAGCTGGCGCGGCGCGTGCCGGGCCAGGTGCCGGCCGTGCTGGTGCGGCGCGGGGACGGCTACGACATCATCACCCAGGGCGACCTGCTGCGAGCGCTGACCGCCACCCACTAG
- a CDS encoding purine phosphorylase, with amino-acid sequence MNITVLFPTATEASLFSHPGVTTIVSGVGLTATAYATLKAIQQHRPDVLILAGVAGVYPHASLQIGDVVLVESEVEGDLGFFTPEGFTHLAHLPLDMAFERRHTLHCPRLPEGFARTKSVSLNAALAPFVDSREVEIENMEGAAFFHVCLEEGQRFVEIRAISNVVKPGHDDWDLEGSVRALTDGLYRLIAALRQEEAGAA; translated from the coding sequence ATGAACATCACCGTGCTGTTTCCCACCGCCACCGAGGCGAGTTTGTTTTCCCATCCCGGCGTCACCACCATCGTTTCCGGCGTCGGGTTGACCGCCACCGCCTATGCCACGCTGAAGGCCATCCAGCAGCACCGGCCCGATGTGCTGATCCTGGCCGGCGTGGCCGGGGTGTACCCGCACGCGAGCCTGCAGATCGGCGACGTGGTGCTGGTGGAGTCGGAGGTGGAGGGCGATCTGGGCTTTTTCACGCCCGAGGGGTTCACCCACTTGGCGCATCTGCCGCTCGACATGGCGTTCGAGCGCCGCCATACCTTGCATTGCCCGCGGCTGCCGGAGGGCTTCGCGCGGACGAAGAGCGTGTCGCTGAACGCGGCGCTGGCGCCGTTCGTCGATAGCCGCGAGGTGGAGATCGAGAACATGGAGGGGGCGGCGTTTTTCCATGTCTGCCTGGAGGAAGGGCAGCGCTTCGTCGAGATCCGCGCCATTTCCAACGTGGTGAAGCCGGGGCACGACGATTGGGATCTGGAGGGCTCGGTGCGGGCGCTGACCGACGGGCTCTATCGGTTGATCGCGGCGCTGCGGCAGGAGGAAGCCGGTGCGGCCTGA
- a CDS encoding ABC transporter substrate-binding protein, translated as MKGILSTRTGRRMAALLYVLLSLPALGAEPGLPLRVAIGETKAPYVMAEEQRGVEYELVTSALQLAGYQPQVSFAPNKRAQEWLAAGRVDAAIANDGGYLSEPYIAYQNMAITLCRRQIRLDSVLDLGRYRVAAFQNAQRFLGPDYAAMAAGNPDYVEQSPQITVNRLLYTGRTDVAVADINVFLQFNDELGPGIDAQPAPCPYALFPPTPYRLAFRDAVARDRFNKALRLLHQQGFYEALAKRYHLPAPQGRPSFKPPAR; from the coding sequence ATGAAGGGTATTCTCTCCACGCGCACAGGCCGCCGCATGGCGGCCTTGCTGTATGTGCTGCTGTCGCTGCCGGCGCTGGGCGCCGAGCCCGGCTTGCCGCTGCGCGTCGCCATCGGCGAGACCAAGGCGCCGTACGTGATGGCGGAGGAGCAGCGCGGCGTGGAGTACGAGCTGGTCACCAGCGCGCTGCAGCTGGCCGGCTACCAGCCGCAGGTGTCGTTCGCCCCCAACAAGCGCGCCCAGGAGTGGCTCGCCGCCGGGCGGGTCGACGCCGCCATCGCCAACGACGGCGGTTACCTGTCCGAGCCTTACATCGCCTACCAGAACATGGCGATCACACTGTGCCGGCGCCAGATCCGGCTCGACAGCGTGCTGGACCTCGGCCGTTACCGGGTGGCGGCGTTCCAGAACGCGCAGCGCTTTCTCGGGCCGGACTACGCGGCGATGGCGGCGGGCAATCCCGATTACGTCGAGCAGTCGCCGCAGATCACCGTCAACCGCCTGCTGTACACCGGCCGCACCGACGTGGCGGTGGCCGACATCAACGTCTTCCTGCAGTTCAACGACGAGCTCGGCCCCGGCATCGATGCCCAGCCGGCGCCCTGCCCCTACGCCTTGTTCCCGCCGACGCCGTACCGCTTGGCTTTTCGCGATGCGGTGGCGCGCGATCGCTTCAACAAGGCGCTGCGCCTCTTGCACCAGCAGGGCTTCTACGAGGCGCTGGCGAAGCGCTACCACCTGCCGGCACCGCAGGGCCGGCCGTCGTTCAAGCCGCCGGCGCGCTGA
- a CDS encoding bifunctional diguanylate cyclase/phosphodiesterase, which yields MKRVRLGRWAAWRMAGVLGAACCAALLGSYLLLERTFDEFERHEVRSHLKRVSVVIQNDLQGLLASANDYAHWDDAYQFLGGTKPDFFDANFTVEVAANLRLDWGAVLDVQARPVQTRQLSGPAVGQPLSGPQWHMLEQYFSRHGACAKPGVVLFWHRQRPLAVAYSDVTDSDMTKPARGCLLMARFLDGGYRDALVRLTGVDFHLRPGAGAPVVAQTGEGNWLGRAPLGRLPASIEALGPPRLDGERTTTYGLLAANLVALSLIALVITGTLLRRKVLGRLAHFSHLADSYRASQDLTIRWPVGGTDELDNLGQSLNEMMSQIDRQHGTLSYLADHDALTSLGNRRQLMAALAAATGAPPRPAQGVCCLLLIDLDDFKLINDSLGHMAGDEVLHIAADRIGRVIRRQDTAVRLGGDEFAILVPATSLASVSSFAERLLTELRQPIYLDEHRLSLSASIGIAPAEPSLNATDWLRNADLAMYEAKRLGKHRISVFDKGLLASAARRLRLEHALRAALDSDALAVWFQPIVDGRDKRLVGMEALVRWPIDDGYVPPDEFIGIAEESGLIDRLGAFVLDRTCEVLARLRQQHPALTCNVNLSVRQFTDGELAVEIPAVLARYGLPAAALHLELTESMVAQHEKELLPTMSRLVAQGFSFHLDDFGTGYSSLERLQSLPIHTLKIDRRFVTPLQYGEDAIARTVADLARNLALAVIAEGVETERERLRLLELGVVQMQGYLFARPMPEHLLLLWLESHACRPETREAPTAD from the coding sequence ATGAAGCGGGTAAGACTCGGCCGGTGGGCCGCGTGGCGCATGGCCGGCGTGCTCGGCGCCGCCTGCTGCGCCGCGCTGCTGGGCTCCTATCTCCTCCTCGAGAGGACCTTCGACGAGTTCGAGCGGCACGAGGTGCGGAGTCATCTCAAGCGGGTGAGCGTCGTTATCCAGAACGACCTGCAGGGGCTCTTGGCTTCGGCGAACGACTACGCGCATTGGGACGATGCCTACCAGTTCCTGGGTGGGACCAAACCGGACTTCTTCGACGCCAACTTCACGGTCGAGGTGGCGGCCAACCTGCGCCTGGACTGGGGGGCGGTGCTGGATGTGCAGGCCAGGCCGGTGCAGACGCGCCAGCTGTCGGGGCCGGCCGTCGGCCAGCCGCTGAGCGGGCCGCAATGGCACATGCTGGAGCAGTACTTTTCCCGCCACGGCGCCTGCGCCAAGCCCGGCGTGGTGCTGTTCTGGCATCGGCAGCGTCCGCTGGCGGTGGCCTATTCCGACGTGACCGACTCCGATATGACCAAGCCGGCACGGGGTTGTCTGCTGATGGCCCGCTTTCTCGACGGCGGCTACCGTGACGCGCTGGTCCGGCTGACCGGCGTGGACTTCCATCTCCGTCCCGGCGCCGGCGCGCCCGTCGTGGCGCAGACCGGGGAGGGGAACTGGTTGGGCCGGGCGCCGCTGGGCCGCCTGCCCGCCTCGATCGAGGCGCTCGGTCCGCCGCGGCTGGACGGCGAGCGGACCACGACGTACGGCCTGCTGGCGGCCAACCTGGTGGCGCTCAGCCTGATCGCCCTCGTCATCACCGGGACCCTGTTGCGGCGCAAGGTGCTGGGCCGCCTGGCGCACTTCTCGCACCTGGCCGACAGCTACCGCGCCTCCCAGGACCTCACCATCCGCTGGCCGGTCGGCGGGACGGACGAGCTCGACAACCTCGGCCAGTCGCTGAACGAGATGATGAGCCAGATCGACCGCCAGCACGGCACCTTGTCGTATTTGGCCGATCATGATGCGCTGACCTCGCTGGGCAACCGCCGCCAGCTGATGGCTGCGCTGGCGGCGGCGACTGGTGCACCGCCCCGGCCGGCGCAGGGGGTGTGCTGCCTGCTGCTGATCGATCTGGACGACTTCAAGCTGATCAACGACAGCCTCGGCCATATGGCGGGGGACGAGGTGCTGCATATCGCCGCCGACCGCATCGGTCGCGTGATTCGCCGGCAGGATACCGCGGTCCGTCTCGGCGGCGACGAGTTCGCCATCCTGGTGCCCGCCACCTCGCTGGCCTCCGTGTCGAGCTTTGCCGAGCGCCTGCTCACCGAGCTGCGCCAGCCCATCTACCTGGACGAGCACCGGCTGTCGCTCAGCGCTTCGATCGGCATCGCGCCGGCCGAGCCCTCGCTCAATGCGACCGACTGGCTGCGCAACGCCGATCTGGCGATGTATGAGGCCAAGCGGCTCGGCAAGCACCGCATCAGCGTGTTCGACAAGGGGTTGCTCGCCTCGGCGGCCAGGCGGCTGCGGCTCGAGCACGCCCTGCGCGCTGCCCTCGACAGCGATGCCCTGGCGGTGTGGTTCCAGCCCATCGTCGATGGCCGCGACAAGCGTCTCGTGGGCATGGAGGCGCTGGTGCGCTGGCCGATCGACGACGGCTATGTGCCGCCGGACGAGTTCATCGGCATCGCCGAGGAGAGCGGCCTGATCGACCGGCTCGGGGCCTTCGTGCTCGATCGGACCTGCGAGGTGCTGGCACGTCTGCGCCAGCAGCATCCGGCGCTGACGTGCAATGTCAACCTGTCGGTGCGGCAGTTCACCGATGGCGAGCTGGCGGTCGAGATTCCGGCCGTGCTGGCCCGCTATGGGCTTCCCGCCGCGGCCCTGCACCTCGAGCTGACCGAGAGCATGGTGGCGCAGCACGAAAAGGAACTGTTGCCGACCATGAGCCGGCTGGTGGCGCAGGGGTTCTCCTTCCACCTGGACGATTTCGGCACCGGCTATTCGTCGCTGGAGCGGCTGCAGAGCCTGCCCATCCACACGCTGAAGATCGACCGCCGCTTCGTCACCCCGCTGCAGTACGGCGAAGACGCCATCGCCCGCACCGTGGCGGATCTGGCGCGCAATCTCGCGCTCGCGGTGATCGCCGAAGGCGTGGAAACCGAGCGGGAGCGTCTGCGCCTGCTGGAGCTGGGGGTGGTCCAGATGCAGGGTTATTTGTTCGCCCGGCCGATGCCGGAGCACCTGCTGCTGCTGTGGCTGGAGAGCCATGCCTGCCGACCGGAAACCCGCGAGGCGCCCACCGCCGACTGA
- a CDS encoding PLP-dependent aminotransferase family protein gives MAQRPSPSATASPPLLADLLQQHFDPASAEPNNRQLYRLLRDAILQETLPPGLRLPSSRQLASELGLARNTVIHVYERLGAEGYVSAGVGQGTFVLDTRPDKLASREPPSPTRPVPASGAAISRRGAQLVEQAGAGEKQWGAFMPGVPEVRTFPSRTWMRLHNRQWRKPQPDLLTYAVGPGLPALRNALADYLHSSRGVRCTPEQIIVTNGSHAALQLIALLLGDAGDTAWVENPGYWGVHSVWRSAGLATLPVPVDGEGLQVDEGARLGVPRLIYASPSHQYPLGAVMSLARRRRLLAYARRHDSWIVEDDYDSEFRYGRPPLPSLQGLDGHGRVIYLATFSKVIYPGLRLGYMVVPEELVESFQTGLSELFRGGQYLTQAVLADFIAEGHFVSHIRRMRHLYAARREALLSAIRHHFDDGLAIHDGAAGLHLVLGLPEGCDDRAVSAAALARGILTRPLSAYYRGDAQHQPGLLLGYAHVDEDDIARHFATLAGAIGA, from the coding sequence ATGGCGCAACGACCCAGCCCCTCCGCCACCGCCTCGCCGCCGCTGCTGGCCGACCTGCTGCAACAGCATTTCGACCCGGCCAGCGCCGAACCGAACAACCGCCAGCTCTACCGCCTGCTGCGCGACGCCATCCTGCAGGAAACGCTGCCGCCGGGGCTGCGCCTGCCCTCCTCGCGCCAGCTGGCGAGCGAGCTGGGGCTCGCGCGCAATACCGTGATTCACGTCTACGAGCGGCTGGGCGCCGAGGGCTACGTCTCGGCCGGCGTCGGCCAAGGCACCTTCGTGCTCGACACCCGGCCGGACAAGCTCGCCAGCCGCGAGCCGCCCAGCCCGACCCGCCCCGTGCCGGCCAGTGGGGCGGCGATCTCGCGCCGTGGTGCGCAGTTGGTCGAGCAGGCCGGCGCCGGCGAGAAGCAGTGGGGTGCCTTCATGCCCGGCGTGCCGGAGGTGCGCACCTTCCCGTCGCGCACCTGGATGCGGCTGCACAACCGCCAGTGGCGCAAGCCGCAGCCGGACCTGCTGACCTACGCCGTCGGCCCCGGCCTGCCGGCGCTGCGCAACGCGCTGGCCGATTACCTGCACAGCTCGCGCGGGGTGCGCTGCACGCCGGAGCAGATCATCGTCACCAACGGCTCGCATGCGGCGCTGCAGCTGATCGCGCTGCTGCTGGGCGATGCCGGCGACACCGCCTGGGTGGAGAATCCGGGCTATTGGGGGGTGCACAGCGTGTGGCGCAGCGCCGGGCTGGCCACGCTGCCGGTGCCGGTGGACGGCGAGGGGCTGCAGGTGGACGAAGGCGCCCGGCTCGGGGTGCCGAGGCTGATCTACGCCTCGCCCTCGCACCAGTACCCGCTGGGCGCGGTGATGAGCCTGGCGCGGCGGCGCCGCCTCCTGGCCTACGCGCGCCGCCACGATAGCTGGATCGTCGAGGACGACTACGACAGCGAATTCCGCTACGGCCGCCCGCCGCTACCCTCGCTGCAGGGGCTGGACGGCCATGGCCGGGTGATCTACCTCGCCACCTTCTCCAAGGTAATCTACCCCGGGCTGCGGCTGGGCTACATGGTAGTGCCGGAGGAACTGGTGGAAAGCTTCCAGACCGGGCTATCGGAGCTGTTCCGTGGCGGCCAGTACCTGACCCAGGCGGTGCTGGCCGACTTCATCGCCGAGGGCCACTTCGTCTCGCACATCCGCCGCATGCGCCACCTCTACGCCGCCCGGCGCGAGGCGCTGCTGTCGGCCATCCGCCACCACTTCGACGACGGGCTCGCCATCCACGACGGCGCCGCCGGGCTGCACCTGGTGCTGGGTCTGCCGGAAGGCTGCGACGACCGCGCCGTCAGCGCCGCGGCGCTCGCACGCGGCATCCTGACCCGGCCACTGAGCGCCTATTACCGTGGCGACGCCCAGCACCAGCCCGGCCTGCTGCTGGGCTATGCCCACGTCGACGAGGATGATATCGCGCGCCACTTCGCCACGCTGGCCGGGGCGATCGGGGCCTGA
- the gabP gene encoding GABA permease, with protein sequence MSVSSQGLSHGLKQRHVTMLSIAGVIGAGLFVGSGHAIAEAGPAVLIAYAIAGLLVVLVMRMLGEMAVAAPDTGSFSTYADRAIGHWAGYIIGWLYWWFWVLVIPLEANAAATILHTWFAGVPMWLFALGITVLLTITNLFSVKNYGEFEFWFALVKVVAIVAFLAIAGAAILGLIPGSQVSGVSQLFAHGGFMPNGFGAVLGAMLTTMFTFLGTEIVTIAAAESDNPQQQITKATNSVVWRISLFYLGSIFVVTALVAWNDPLLASSGSYQRTLELIGIPNAKAIVDVVVLISVASCLNSALYTASRMLYSLSTRRDALAMFGETASNGTPQKAVLGSMVVGFLTVIANYLMPKEVFDILLATSGTIALLVYLVIAISQLRMRQRMIAKGETPAFKMWLFPWLTWAVILFICGVVAMMAIRPEHQVEVIGTGVLALALLVVGWVRSRLFGTPWSKSRPAVVAAAARS encoded by the coding sequence ATGAGTGTTTCATCCCAAGGGCTGAGCCACGGGCTCAAGCAACGTCACGTCACCATGCTGTCGATCGCCGGGGTAATCGGCGCCGGCCTGTTCGTCGGCTCCGGCCACGCCATCGCCGAGGCCGGCCCGGCGGTGCTGATCGCCTACGCCATCGCCGGCCTGCTGGTCGTCCTCGTCATGCGCATGCTGGGCGAGATGGCGGTGGCCGCGCCCGATACCGGTTCCTTCTCCACCTATGCCGACCGCGCCATCGGCCACTGGGCCGGCTACATCATCGGCTGGCTGTACTGGTGGTTCTGGGTGCTGGTGATTCCGCTCGAGGCCAACGCCGCCGCCACCATCCTGCACACCTGGTTTGCTGGCGTGCCGATGTGGCTGTTCGCGCTCGGCATCACCGTGCTGTTGACCATCACCAACCTGTTCAGCGTCAAGAACTACGGCGAGTTCGAGTTCTGGTTCGCGCTGGTCAAGGTGGTGGCCATCGTCGCCTTCCTCGCCATCGCCGGCGCCGCCATCCTGGGCCTGATCCCGGGCAGCCAGGTGAGCGGGGTGTCGCAGCTGTTCGCCCACGGCGGCTTCATGCCCAACGGCTTCGGCGCGGTGCTGGGCGCGATGCTGACCACCATGTTCACCTTCCTCGGCACCGAGATCGTCACCATCGCTGCCGCCGAATCCGACAACCCGCAGCAGCAGATCACCAAGGCCACCAACTCGGTGGTGTGGCGTATCAGCCTGTTCTACCTGGGCTCGATTTTCGTGGTGACCGCGCTGGTGGCGTGGAACGATCCGCTGCTGGCCTCGTCCGGCTCCTACCAGCGCACACTGGAGCTGATCGGCATCCCCAACGCCAAGGCCATCGTCGACGTGGTGGTGTTGATCTCGGTGGCGAGCTGCCTCAACTCGGCGCTGTACACCGCCTCGCGCATGCTGTACTCGCTGTCCACCCGCCGCGACGCGCTGGCGATGTTCGGCGAAACCGCGTCCAACGGCACGCCGCAAAAAGCCGTGCTGGGCTCGATGGTGGTGGGTTTTCTCACCGTGATCGCCAACTACCTGATGCCGAAGGAAGTGTTCGACATCCTGCTCGCCACTTCCGGCACCATCGCGCTGCTGGTGTACCTGGTGATCGCCATCTCGCAGCTGCGCATGCGCCAGCGCATGATCGCCAAGGGCGAGACCCCGGCGTTCAAGATGTGGCTGTTCCCGTGGCTGACCTGGGCGGTGATCCTGTTCATCTGCGGCGTGGTGGCAATGATGGCGATCCGTCCGGAGCACCAGGTCGAAGTGATCGGCACCGGGGTGCTGGCGCTGGCGTTGCTGGTGGTGGGCTGGGTGCGCTCGCGCCTGTTCGGCACGCCGTGGAGCAAGAGCCGCCCGGCGGTGGTGGCGGCGGCGGCGCGTTCATAG
- a CDS encoding IS30 family transposase: protein MKYRHLTEGERYQIQALSAEGFGPTAIGQRIGRCKSVISRELRRHRLRGRYHASDAQRSYRQRLQAKGKLRQPWGPVFDEIAVPLLREGWSPEQISGVFKGSDYAVSHEWIYQRVLQNKRQGGDVYKALRCQKERRKRYGKPERRGQIANRRPITERPAEVEARSRVGDWEADTMIGAGNKGAIVTLVERKTGYAKLMLVPNKEAAGVTKAIVQALRPHQKQVLTLTFDNGKEFAGHQTVAKRLKADCFFADPYSSWQRGCNENLNGLIRQYFPKGTDFRRITRAALVKVERKLNDRPRKRLDWKTPRMLFEGSKSLN from the coding sequence ATGAAATACCGCCATCTCACCGAGGGTGAACGATACCAGATCCAGGCATTGAGTGCCGAGGGTTTTGGCCCTACGGCCATCGGCCAGCGCATTGGTCGCTGTAAAAGCGTGATCAGCCGAGAGCTGCGGCGCCATCGCCTGCGCGGCCGTTACCATGCCAGCGATGCCCAGCGCAGCTATCGCCAGCGCCTGCAAGCCAAGGGCAAATTGCGGCAGCCATGGGGGCCGGTATTCGACGAGATCGCCGTCCCGTTGCTGAGGGAGGGCTGGAGTCCTGAACAAATCAGCGGCGTGTTCAAAGGTAGTGACTATGCAGTCAGCCATGAATGGATTTACCAGCGGGTCCTGCAGAACAAGCGCCAAGGCGGTGATGTCTACAAAGCGCTGCGCTGCCAGAAAGAACGCAGAAAGCGCTACGGCAAGCCGGAGCGTCGCGGTCAGATAGCCAACCGCCGGCCGATTACGGAGCGTCCCGCCGAAGTTGAGGCGCGCAGCCGGGTCGGTGATTGGGAGGCTGACACGATGATCGGAGCCGGGAACAAGGGTGCCATCGTGACACTGGTTGAGCGCAAGACCGGCTACGCCAAGCTGATGCTGGTGCCAAACAAGGAAGCGGCGGGCGTCACGAAGGCGATTGTCCAAGCGCTCCGTCCACACCAGAAACAGGTGCTGACGCTGACGTTCGACAACGGCAAGGAGTTTGCTGGCCACCAGACGGTTGCCAAGCGGTTGAAAGCAGATTGCTTTTTTGCCGACCCGTACAGTTCTTGGCAGCGCGGCTGCAACGAAAACCTGAACGGGCTCATCCGGCAATACTTCCCAAAGGGGACTGACTTCAGGAGGATTACTCGGGCTGCGCTGGTCAAAGTGGAAAGAAAGTTGAATGACCGTCCCAGGAAACGGCTGGACTGGAAGACGCCAAGGATGCTGTTCGAAGGAAGCAAATCACTGAATTGA
- a CDS encoding CitMHS family transporter, translating into MLTLLGFGMVSNFMYLIMRKRLSALLALIVVPILFALAGGFAPDVGDMMLEGIRKLAPTGVMLMFAILYFGIMIDAGLFDPVVHAILRVVKGDPFKVLVGTALLTLFVGLDGDGSTTYMIAISAFLPLYRRLGLNTLMLACIVMLSSGVMNLTPWGGPTARAASALHVDPSDVFVPMIPAMVVGALGIVLLAGLFGLRERARVGVLELQNSDHHVEGVDGHENIRRPKLLWVNALLTVALMVALVKGLLPLPVLFMIAFAIAMVINYPDPQMQRKRIAAYADNILAVVSLIFAAGIFTGILSGTGMVEAMAQSFLAVLPPQLGPHMGVITALASMPFTFFMSNDAFYFGILPVIAKVAAEYGFSAAEIARASIVGQPVHLLSPLVASTYLLLGMVKIEFGDHQRFTLKWAALVCLLIMVAALLTGAFPLIGG; encoded by the coding sequence ATGCTGACGCTTTTGGGATTCGGGATGGTCAGCAACTTCATGTACCTGATCATGCGCAAGCGCCTGTCGGCGCTCTTGGCGCTGATCGTGGTGCCGATTCTGTTCGCGCTGGCTGGCGGGTTCGCCCCCGACGTCGGCGACATGATGCTGGAAGGCATCCGCAAGCTGGCGCCGACCGGCGTGATGCTGATGTTTGCCATTCTGTACTTCGGCATCATGATCGATGCCGGCCTGTTCGACCCGGTGGTGCACGCCATCCTGCGGGTGGTGAAGGGCGATCCGTTCAAGGTGCTGGTCGGCACCGCGCTGCTGACGCTGTTCGTCGGGCTCGACGGCGACGGTTCCACCACCTACATGATCGCGATCTCGGCCTTCCTGCCGCTGTATCGCAGGCTGGGGCTCAATACGCTGATGCTGGCCTGTATCGTGATGCTGTCCAGCGGGGTGATGAATTTGACGCCGTGGGGCGGGCCGACCGCACGCGCCGCCAGCGCGCTGCATGTGGACCCGAGCGACGTGTTCGTGCCGATGATTCCTGCCATGGTGGTCGGGGCGCTGGGCATCGTGTTGCTGGCCGGGCTGTTCGGCCTGCGTGAGCGGGCACGGGTGGGGGTGCTGGAGCTGCAGAACAGCGATCACCACGTCGAAGGCGTGGACGGCCACGAGAACATCCGCCGTCCGAAACTGCTGTGGGTCAACGCGCTCTTGACCGTGGCGCTGATGGTGGCGCTGGTCAAGGGCTTGCTGCCGCTGCCGGTGCTGTTCATGATCGCCTTCGCCATCGCCATGGTGATCAACTACCCGGACCCGCAGATGCAGCGCAAGCGCATCGCCGCCTACGCCGACAACATCCTGGCCGTGGTCTCGCTGATCTTCGCCGCCGGCATCTTCACCGGCATCCTGAGCGGGACCGGCATGGTCGAGGCGATGGCGCAGAGCTTCCTCGCCGTGCTGCCGCCGCAACTGGGGCCGCACATGGGGGTGATCACCGCGCTGGCCAGCATGCCGTTCACCTTCTTCATGTCGAACGATGCGTTCTACTTCGGCATCCTGCCGGTGATCGCCAAGGTGGCGGCCGAGTATGGTTTCAGCGCCGCCGAGATCGCTCGCGCCTCGATCGTCGGCCAGCCGGTGCACCTGCTGAGCCCGTTGGTGGCGTCGACCTATTTGCTGCTGGGGATGGTGAAGATCGAGTTCGGCGACCATCAGCGCTTCACCCTGAAGTGGGCTGCGCTGGTGTGCCTGCTGATCATGGTGGCGGCGCTGCTGACCGGGGCCTTCCCGCTGATCGGCGGCTAA